The following coding sequences are from one Hyalangium minutum window:
- a CDS encoding pirin family protein yields the protein MSKAPQAPDPILSVEPLGFPWRTPNPFLFCVHHDDRYPAGNERMGPAASLAGRDLGQDFAGKDGWRMYHGMSVPGFPSHPHRGFETVTVVRQGLLDHSDSLGAAARYGGGDVQWLTAGQGILHSEMFPLTSREKANPLELFQIWLNLPREDKFAQPHFAMLWNNLIPRHVARDDAGRTTEVTVIAGRLGEQRPLSPPPKSWASRPDTDVAIWTLKLSPGARWTLPAASPGTNRTLYFFRGTGLRVGGRAIPPAQALTLRAEVEAPLEGGPDEVELLMLQGRPIQEPIVQHGPFVMSSRAEIQQAYIDFQRTRFGGWPWPSEDPVHPREEGRFARHADGRTERPA from the coding sequence ATCTCGAAGGCCCCCCAGGCTCCGGACCCCATTCTGAGCGTGGAGCCGCTGGGCTTCCCGTGGCGCACGCCGAACCCGTTCCTCTTCTGCGTCCACCATGACGACCGCTACCCGGCGGGCAACGAGCGGATGGGCCCGGCCGCATCACTGGCGGGGAGGGACTTGGGCCAGGACTTCGCGGGCAAGGACGGCTGGCGCATGTACCACGGCATGTCCGTGCCGGGCTTCCCCTCGCACCCCCACCGGGGCTTCGAGACGGTGACGGTGGTCCGCCAGGGCCTGCTCGACCACTCGGACTCGCTCGGGGCGGCGGCCCGCTATGGCGGCGGCGACGTGCAGTGGCTCACGGCGGGCCAGGGCATCCTCCACTCGGAGATGTTCCCGCTGACGAGCCGCGAGAAGGCCAACCCGCTCGAGCTCTTCCAGATCTGGCTCAACCTGCCGCGCGAGGACAAGTTCGCCCAGCCCCACTTCGCCATGCTGTGGAACAACCTCATCCCCAGGCACGTGGCGCGGGACGACGCGGGGCGGACCACGGAGGTGACTGTCATCGCCGGCCGGCTGGGCGAGCAGCGCCCGCTCTCCCCTCCCCCCAAGTCCTGGGCGTCCCGTCCCGACACGGACGTGGCCATCTGGACCCTCAAGCTGAGCCCCGGCGCCCGGTGGACGCTGCCCGCGGCAAGCCCCGGCACGAACCGCACCCTGTACTTCTTCCGAGGCACGGGGCTGCGCGTGGGTGGCCGCGCCATTCCTCCGGCCCAGGCCCTCACGCTCCGCGCCGAGGTGGAGGCACCCCTGGAGGGCGGCCCGGACGAGGTGGAGCTGCTGATGCTGCAAGGCCGCCCCATCCAGGAGCCCATCGTGCAGCACGGGCCGTTCGTGATGAGCTCGCGGGCGGAGATCCAGCAGGCCTACATCGACTTCCAACGTACGCGCTTCGGCGGCTGGCCGTGGCCGAGCGAGGATCCTGTCCACCCGCGGGAAGAGGGCCGGTTCGCGCGTCACGCCGACGGCCGCACCGAGCGCCCGGCCTGA